tcggcccgggccgggccccccTCGGCTGCCTTGGAGGGGCTGTTTACATGCCCCGGTGACCACGCGGAGGCTGCGAAGGCCGTTTCCCTGGCTGCAATCCTCCATCTCGCCAGCTGCTTATCTTGCTGTGTCTGCCTGTCTACGGGGCCGACGGGACGAGCGCCTGCGCCGAGGTCCGGCGCCACGCCTGGTTCCCAGGGATGTCCGAATCCCCGGCAGCGATCCCTGGGCTGGtagcccttctccctgccccgaCCCGGCACACCCTGGCACGAGGAGAGGAGCTTGGCAGCCTCCCCGTGCCACGTGTGTGTTGGGAAGGCAGCATGCCCCGCAGCTGGGGGACGGGAGGAGGGAGGCGGGGAGGTGCCATGGCTGTGGAGCATCCTGCAGAGCATCCCGCGTGGGGCCCGCACAGTCCCTCGCTGCCCCGTGGGACCGGGCGGGATGACACGGGTGGGGCCGCGGCATATCTCTCTGGGCGCCAAGGCACTGCCGGCCGCCGCGGGGGAGCCGCTGGGTGCCAGGGGGTGACGCACCCCGGGTGGCACGCTGTCCTGGCCGGGCTCCGCGCCTGCCGCTATTAGCTCATCCCCTGAGTGACAGGCACATCGGTGCTGCGCTGGGAGGACGGGGCAGCCGGGGCAAGGGGGCAGCCCAGGCGGGGATGCGGGGAAGCTGCGGGCAATGTGGCGGTGGGTCTGGACGTGCTGTGGGTCTGTGCTCAGCGGCTTTTGGCTGTCACATCTCTGTCCCCTTGCCGGCGTGCCGGAGCGTGCCAGGGACGAGCGGCAGGCGCCGGTGGCTGGCACGGgcagctgctccccagggagcggggccgggagctGCCGGCAGCGCAGGGATGTCGGGAGCGGGCGGCTGGGCTGCCTTATCGGGTTTCTGTCTCCCTGGTGATGGGGCCAGTGGGATGCCGGCCTCCTCCCTGGCCCGGCTTCCCAGCCAGCACGGGAAACAGTGGCAGCGGGGTGCGCAGGCGACTTGGGGTTGGGGGGAGAGGAGCTGCGACCTGGTGCTGACTCTGCAAGGCTGTGTGGAGGGGTGATGCCGGGCTTCTCCCTGGGACcccaggccaggcaggggccgcGGGGGGGTCCCGCCACGCTGACGCCTGCTCCCATGTCTCCCCGCAGAGCCTGAGGCCCTGGTGAACGGTGGCCGCCAGCCGTCAGAGCGTGGGTGTCCCAGCCACAGCTCCCTTGTCAGCTCCATTGAGAAGGACCTACAGGACATCATGGACTCACTGGTGCTAGAGGAGCCGGCATCCCCCGGCGGCAAGAagccgcccgcccgcggccggtcccccctctcccccatgGTGAACGGGGGTGGGCGCTGcctcctgtcccccccacccagccccgggGCCACCTCGGGAGGCTCCAGCTACGAGAActtctcccccctctcctccccggccAGCAGCGGTGGCTACACCAGCCCCTCgcccagcagccaggagcagggtccGGCCATGCCCCCCCTCGTCCCACTCCGCTCCTCCAGCTACAACCACGCTGTGCAGCCACCCGCCCAGCGCCCGCACCCCACACCCGGCGGGGGTCCCGGTGAGCCTTGGCCGGCCGAGAGGCTCGGGGACAGCCAGACAGGCAGCCCCCGGCTGACCCCCAGGGTGGCACCGCAGCCGCGGGCAGCCCTGCAGGAGcggccccccagccccttccGGGAGCTGCGGGACCCCCTGGCCCCCAGCCGGCAGCCTGCTGGCCGGGCGGTCCCAGAGGCCCGTCTGCAGCCCCCCGAGAGCCCGCGGGCAGCCCGGAGGAACGTGGAGAGCATGCGGGAGCTGCCCCCCCTGAGCCCCTCCTTGTCACGCCGGGCTGtcagcccccgggcagcccccgacgccccctccccgcagccccgtcTGGGCAGGGAGGTGCTCGGCAGCCCCCGTGCCAGGCGcaaggggctggaggagccgagGGTCGCTGGGAGCCCCTCGCCCCCGCTGCCAGCGGAGACCCCCCAGCGCCGCCCCAGCTTCGGCGCCAGCCTGAGCCCGGCATACGGGCTGGGCTCCCCGGCCGTGCCCTCGCCCCGGCAGAGCCCCCGCGCCCCCAGGAAGCCCTTGGGGGACCCACGGCCACCAGCGGGGCCGCGGGAACGCAAGAACAGCATCACTGAGATCAGCGACAACGAGGACGAGCTGCTGGAGTACCACCGGCGTCAGCGGCAGGAGCGGGTGCGGGAGCAGGAGATGGAGCGCCTGGTgagccctggggctggcagggcacaGGGATGTGTTTGAGTGTGGGACGCCCTCTTTGCAAACACCTTTTGGCTTTTGCTGCTTTAAAACCTGGCCCTTGCCTCTCAGGGATTTGTCACAGCTGCCAGGCTGCCGGCTTATCTGGGGGGGGATTACAGCCAGGGGCGGCCATTGATGCACGGCAGCTCTCCAGGAGCACAAAGCCCCCTGGCtcgcagcagcctggggaaacccgCGGGGTCGGCATGGCTACGGGGGCTGCTGGCTGAAATTGTGGTGCCCCTGGCTTGGCAAAACCATGCACGTCTGGTCCAGCCCCACCAGGGCCATGTCTGCCAGCAATGGTGCTGTGCCTTTGTGGGCACTGCGTCTATATTTAGGGTAGATGGAGTTTTTATAgagccagcagctgcctgggtgGGGTTTGCCCTGTGCATCTGCTGGTCCTGGGGGCTGTGCTGCCGGAGCCCTGTTTGCTCAGCCCTGACTCACGCCTGGTGCGGGCAGCCTGAGTCACTGCCTGGAAATAGCGGAGGCACTCGGCGGCCGGTGCTGCCGCCTGTAATTAGTCCGTCTCCAGCTCCGGCACATTGCGTGCGTGGCTCCGGCGTGGGGTCGGGGCAGGCTGCATCGGGCTTTGCAATGTCCTCAGCCTATCCCAGCGTGCAGGCAGGGCAAGGAGTGAGCCCGCATCCCGGTGCCTGCCATCGGCACGGGGTCCTGCAGGCTCTCTGGCAGCGGCGCGTGCCGGGATGGGTGTCAGGCTGACTGTTCTTCCCCACAGGAGCGGCAGCGCCTGGAGACCATCCTGAACCTCTGTGCCGAGTACACCAAGACAGACGGCACCGAGCCGGGCGACGTGCACCGACTCCTGGCTGGTGACGCGGATGCTGGCCGGCGGGTGCCCAGGGGTGCTGTGGCTCTGGGCCGTGCTGCTGAGGAACTGCGGCAGAGGGAGAGCCTGGAGAGGTCAGACGAGGAGAACCTGAAGGAGGAGTGCAGCAGCACTGAGAGCACCCACCACGAGGTGAGGGGACGGTCGTGCCGCGCCATGCCGCGCCATGCCATGCTGCGCCGTGCCAACCTGCCCTCTCTGCAGCACGAGGAGCTGGCGGGCCCGCGGGCCAAGGAGGCACAGCGGCTGGAGGAGGAGCGTGCCGGCGTGCTCGGCCGCTTGGACCAGCTGAAGGGCCGCATCaaggagctggagcagcagctgcaggagacgTCGCGAGAGGTGAGGGGATGGGGAGCCCTGCCGGCTCCCCCACTGCTCGCTGCCCTTGCCAGCCAGCGCCCGATCCCATGGGCATGAGCCGGATCCAGCCAGGGCAGCCATCGTGATGTGGCCATGCCCGTCCAGGCGGAGATGGAGCGGGCGCTGCTGCAGGGTGAGCGGGAGGCGGAGGCAGCACGGCTGCGGCAGGAGCAGGAGGCggtgcagcagctgcaggagaagctCTCCAGCCTGGACGCCAGCATCCGGAAGGAGCGGGACAAGGTGAGCTCCGGGGCAGGGCTCTGCCCCGGCACCGGCTGTGCCGTGCCCTCCCCGGTGCTTGCAGCCGGTGCCCCATGCTGCGGCGTTCCCTTGCGGACACATTCTCCTCTCCTGTCCCTGCGCTCTGTGGAGGCATCGAGGAGCATCCCCTCTGGGTTTGCATCGTGGCGGGGGAATCTGTCCGTCTGTCTGCCTGGGACTGGTCTAACAGCCCTGCCAGAGGAGGGCAGGGCTGATGCCGGGGGTGTGTTTAGGCCGCCGTCTGTTGTGCCAGCAGGGTCTTGCAGGGAGGCTCTGTGGCATGGGGCTTTCCCGGatggctgctgcctgcagtggGCAGCACCGACCTGGAGTGGGGGCCTCAGCACTCCCCATTGCCTGCCCTTGCTGGGGGGCTGTGTCTCGTGGTGAgtccccctgctctgctgcccctTGGGGCATCTTCACACGTGGTGGTGGCCACCACTGTAGCGTTCAGCTTGCTGGAGGTGGCTGGGAAATCTCTGTGGATGTTTCACTGGGCTCGGTGGCTGAGGAGGGGGTCCTGGCCCCCTTCCCCTGGAGTTGTCTTTGGTGCAGTTGCTGCCACGATCTGCCAGCCGTGTCTGAAGGCACCTGTGCCACTGCATGCATGGCATGCTCGTCCCGGCTGCTGGTTGCTGGCCATGCTGCAGCCTTGTGGGCAGCGTGGAACAGCCTTGAGTGAGCTGCTCTGTGGCAGGAGGGCAGCCGAGATCTGGCTCCCAGCTGCCCAAGGCCGGTGTACCAGCACAGCCTATGCCTGGGTCCCACTGGTGGCTCTGTGCCACCATGATGCAGCTCCGGCGTCCCTGGGGGTCTGGCTCGCCCCATGGATGGAGGTGCCTGGGCCGTTCAGTTGCCTGTGGCCGGGCAGAGCTGCCTTCGGCAGCTGCCAGCAGTGCCCCTGTGGTGTCTGggatttttgttctggttttggtctTCCAGCCCTTTGCAGGCATCTTCTCTAGCCAGGTGCTCGTGCAGAGCCAGGAGAGGAGCACAGGGAAATCCCCCTCCCAAACTCTCCGCTGACCTAACCACCTGCTTTCCTAACCAGCCTGTGCTAATTGCACTAACGGTGCCTGCTCTGAAGTCTGCCATCACCTCTGACATCTCTGCATAGCTGGAAGCCTCCTGGGCACCCTGCAGCGCCTGTACCAGTTGTGCCAGCCCTGTTTCCCCGCTGGCGTGTCCGCCCCATATCCCTTTTCATGGATGCCCCATGTCTCCATGCTGCCACACCATGGAACAGGGTTTCTTGCAGCGTGCGTTTCCCAATGCCTAACCCCCGTACGGTGCTGCCAGACCTGCAGGAGGTGATTCCCTGTGCCAGCCCCGTGTTACTGGCCTCCATCATACTGCTCCTGTGGCCGTGGGGGGGAGGGTTGGGGACCCTTCTCCCTCTGCCCGAGGCCAGGAGCAAGTGTCTGCTCTGCCGCTAACTTGGCATAGCCTGAGCATCTCCGGCAGCAGGGTTGGACCTCGGTCTCCCATTTTCACTGCCATCCTGCAGGCAACCCTCTTCTTCCGATGGATGGGGGTGGTCCATGGTCCCTCAGCCTGCGTATGGGACCTGCTGTGCTTAATTGGCAGCATCCCAGATGGTGAGCATCAATTAACACAGCTAGTTAGTGGTTGTTTAGAAGGTCTGTGTGGTGCAGCCATTTGCAGGGATGACTTTATCCGTGCTGTCAGCATTGATCTTTTCACTGCCCCTAAGTGGGCTTTCAGCATGGAAACATGAGGCTGAGGTCCAGGGCTGGCCATAACTCCTCTAACACTGCCCAGCCTGGATCCCCATGGTTGTTGCTCTCTCGACTGCTCTGTAGATGCCGTGATGCTCCTCCCTGCGAGCCTGCTCTTTTTCCAGCTGAGTCCCTCTATAACTCTGCAGCTTCTGCATGGCGTGGATTTGAGaagtgtgttttctctctctcccccccctttctcttttttttttttttgtctcattctCCCTCGATTCAGGAAAGGGCAAAGGTTGATGCTGAAAGGAAGGAGCTAGAGCAACTCCGGGCGCTTTACCATGAGTCGAAGAGCCACCTTGATAAGTGCCCTGAGTCAATGCGGGAGCAGTTGCGGGAGCAGATGCGAAGGGTCAgtgtcttccccccacccctcccggACCATGGCCCACCTCCCTCCGCTCCAGCTTAGGCCAGCTCTTCCCCGCCAGCCGGGGCCGCACTGGGAGCGTCACACCTGGGCTGGAGGCGGCTGGCGCCGGGCACCGCTGTCCTGGTAAGCTTGCCGCTCGCCCGGGCCCGGGGCGCGGTGCTGGCTCGGCAGAGCGCGGGGCTGCCCCCCGCCGTGGAGCTGCTGTGCTCCTCTGGACCAGGCAGGGCATGAGCACGGATCCTGCCCTGCAAAGGCTGGGGAGTCTCGGGGACCGCTGGGTCCCCATCTGTCTGCTTCCAGCTATTTCCTGAGAGCGTTTATTTACATGGTGCCGTCGGTTTACATTACTGCTGGTCTGCAGCATTTTTTCCCATTATCTGGTATTTTCTGGTGGCGCTGACCTTCCCCAGCCCGTGGCCGGCGCCTACCCAGCCCTCACCGCGCAGATAAACCCGCCTTGCCAcagcctgctcagagcagggaccCCCACGTTGGATGCGGGTCCCGgtgtgcagcaggcagggatggcgATGGGGTGGTCTCGGTGCGTGGGAGCCCTCGGTAGCCACCATGCTGAtggtgccgtgccatgccatgagAGCAACGGCCGCCCTGCTCCCAGAGCAGGGTGGAATGCATCACCACAGGGAGAGCGGTGCAATTGCTGCCAGGGCAGCACCGGCAGACCCTGAGCTGAGCGCTACCGTGTGCTGTCGGCGCTTGAAGGCTGGGAGGACGCGCAGGCGTTTGTCTGGCACGGTGCTGGTCTGTGGGGGCTCTGCTGCCCATCAGCTTGGTGACGTGGGGCTGCGTGTTGGTGGTTACACCAGCACATGGTGTTTTGCCACCCGGCAGGGCACGGCACCGGCCCAGACCCAGTTCAAGAGGGGCGGCTAGTCTCCAAGGGGTGGGTGAAGCCCCCCGGCTGCAGCAAGCTCATCGTCTCATGGGGGTGACGGCTCTGACCTGGCCAGTGCCTAGTGCTTCCATCGCCTTCTCCAGCCAGGCAGAGGTTGCTGCTGTCTCCCATGTTGCTGGTGccaagcagcagggaaagccGCCTGCCTGTCCACACCGGGCACTGGGGACAGGCTTTGCCATGGGTTCCTGTTCCCGGCCAGCACCAGCAGGATGTGGGGGCACAGCAGGAGATTTCTCTGCGGGAGACCTGCCAGCGGGATGCGGAGGTGTCCGTCCAGAGGGGGTGATCTTCTGTGCCCTTGTGTGTCCGAAGGAGGCCGAGGCGCTGGAGATGGAGGCCAAGCTGTTTGAGGACCTGGAGTTCCAGCAGCTGGAACGGGAGAGCCACCTCGAGGAGGAGCGCGAAGCACggggccagcagctcctgcagagccGGGCCGAGTGCCACCGCAGCATTGCCCGCAGGAAGGTAGGGGCAGACGGGGGGCAGCGAGTCCGGCATGGCCAGGCTGCACCCCATGGCCCCGGCTGAGCCCCATGGCTCGCTGGTAGCCAGTTcatccctgctgcctcctcctcaggAGCGGGTGGCTGCGCTGGATGCCCAGGCTGCCCAGATCCGGCTGCAGAGCGCCCAGGAGGCTGAGCGCCTGGCCAGGGAGAGGAACAGcgtcctgcagctcctgcagaaggTAATGCAGCAGTAGCGGGGACGACATGCACTCCCCAACCCTGGGGGTGTCCAAGGCAGGGGACAAGATCGCACCGGCTCTTGCTGGGGTGCTGGCAATTGGGGTGAGCCTGGAGGGGACCGGCCATGGGGTGCCAGTAACCATCAGCTGCCTCTGCTCTTGCTGTCGCCCCTGGCTCAGGAGAAGGAGAAGCTTGTGTCTCTGGAGAGGCGATACCAGCTCGTCACAGGCGGCAGGAGCTTCCCCAAAATGTCCTCAGCTCTCAGAGAGGTAAGCAGGGAGAGACAGGGTACGGTCCCTAgggctgctctcctgctgccccGAGCCACTGTCGCCAGCAGGGATGAGCCTGGTACACGGCAAGCTCTGCTCTGCAGTGGCTCCTGTGCTCCCAGGTGCCTTCTGGCCGGAGCTGGGTGCTCCTGTCTGCTCAGAGCCTCTCCATGGGCTGGAGAGACCATCGCCAGGttgggcgggagggagggaaatgCAACAGAGCCAGGCTTGGGAGCAACAACATCTCCCCTGCCGGGCTGCCCAGATGCTGCAGGAGCCTTTTAGCAGGCGGCTCGGCGAGGGCTGCGAGTGCCCACGAGGGAAGGGATCGGCCCGGCTGCTGAGCATCTGGGGCAGGCACTGCCTGGGGTCCCGTCCCTGCCAGAGAGCAAGCATGGGGCTGTCTTGGTGCCAGTACAGGGGGACTCCTTCCAGTTCATGTCCGGAGGCTTTTAGGTGGGAGTGGGTCACCCCGTTGCCCTGATCGTGCCTCTGAACGGAGAGCCAGAGCCACGGTGTCCTCGGGGACCGCAGTGCCACCCAACCCgctgctggggagaggggtgGGATGGCAGAGTCCCCTTGCACCTGCCCGCAGtggggctcctgctgctgccaccttGCTGCCTGTGCCCGCCTTGCCTACATGATCTTTACCCTCCAACAGGAGACCCTCCATATCTCAGAGCCTTATGAGCTGTTGGAGGGAACTAAGCCCCTGAGTCCCCcgccagcagcagctgcctccttAGCTTCTCCTGCCACCCGCTCCTACCCCAAGGCACAAGAGGTAACGGGACTAACTGCACGTACTTGCTCGCTTGTCCCCTCCTTGGCCGAGCCGCCGTCAGACCCCTTACGTGGACTAACGTCGCCTTCGGGCAGCAGGGCATCCCCACAGCAGTGTGCTGCGATGGCATGGCTGGAGCATCTGTCATTTAGCTCTCCAGCAGCTGCGCTCATTAACACTCAGACCCTGATTTCAGGCGCTCTCCTGAGCCTGCTGGGCATCCCGGCTCCCACTGCTGCCCTCAGTTTTAACCCCAGCATGGTGCCGTTCAGCACAGGCATCCCTGCGCTTCCCCCTTGCCTGCCACTTACCTGCTGGCTGGGCCCCTCCTGACAGCATCCTTTAGGGTCCTGAGAGCAAATCCCCAGCTTTAGCATGTTTGGTTCAGAAAGGGTTGAGGAAGTGGATTTTAAGCTGGCTCGGAGCAGCTCGAGGTGCCTCATCAGGTGCTGTCGCAATTGGGAGGACTTGTGGCCGGGGACCCTTGCGGGACCCTGAGATCTGGGTGATGGGAACGGCTGAAGGCGGCTGGGACTgcggcagggcaggctgcagccctccATCCCCAGCCTGCACCCAGCAAAGCCATACCTAAGGCAGGAGCAAAGCGGCACGCTGGGACGCTCAGCCTAGCTGGGGCACCCCGCTCCCCGCACGGTGCCGTGCACCGGGGCAGCCGGAGGCAGGGAGGGCAACACggcagggaagggctgggcaGGTGGCAGTGGGGCACGTGGGCGGGGGGAGATTTGCTCCCACTTTGCAGTCAGCACCATGATGCCAGCGCATGCGTCTaactctcctccttctcctccgccGTGGATTTCTAGGAGTACATGAGGCTGTCTGACGTTTTCAGGTTCTGCAGCAATGCGCACGGCCCCAGCCTGGACACTAAAgcttctgctgctgcccctgctgccACTCAGCGCTCTTTCTTGCTTGCTGTACCTCCCACAGCCGATGAGGTACCCGCTCCAGAGCATGCTCGGGTTTGCTCCCTTGGGTCGCCCACCGCATCCCAGGCAGCGAGGATGCTGCAGACCATGTGGCTTCCCCGTGTGCCCTGGTGCTCAGAGCCCACCTCTCTCTTTGGGCTGGGGGACTTGtctggctgcagctgagcagggagcagaggctggAGCTGCCCAGTCTCCTCGCTGGGGAGTGCTTCTCGCCTGCTCTGGATGGGCTTTGCCCTCTGGGGCggcagcagtggggcaggggagcagAGCGGGCGCCCAGCAGGGCGGGAGGGTGGCCGTTTGCCTGTTGGACCCCTTCCTGGCCACCGGTCCCAGGCAAGGAGGACGCAGAGCAGGGGGGGGACCTGACTCGGTGCCCAGCTCCGGGGCAGTGGGCAGCACCAGCTGCCCTTCTTCCTGGGGACATGGCACCCTCCTTTAGGGGCTGGAGCCGCCTGCTCGTTCCCCTGTGCCTGCTTGCCCTTGCTTGGAGCCCCTTCTCCCAGTTTAATCTGCTTCTTTCTGCCCAGTACGTGACCGTTGAGCAGCTCTCGGGCATCCTGGGCAGCCTCCGTGCCCCTGCCGCTTCCCCGCTGGGCTGTGCCCCTCCGGCTCCTTCATCCTCAGGCtgcgctgctcctcctcctcctcttccgtctctctcttctccctccatctCTGCAGAGGTTCGTGTCCTGGTCCCCTCCCTCTGCCCTTGCGCTCTCCTGGGGAGGTGATGGGGATGCATGGGAAGGGGTGAGCTGCAGAAGAGGCCAAGCGGCAGCTCGGGCTCTTGCCAGCCCACACCCCCCTCGCTGCCCTGCCCGCTGCTCCACTGCCTGgcaccctgctgcctgcctgaGCCCTGCCCATCCCGtggtgcagggcaggggggctcTGTGCCTTCCAAGTGGTTGTGTCGGCTCTCGCTGGCCCCACGAGCAGCAGGGGGGTCCTGGAGCTGTCGGGACTCGGCCAAGGAGTGCCTGGGGTCCCTGGTGGTCTGCAGGTCCCGGGGCTGGGCTGGATGGTGCAGGAAcaggcagggatgctctgctCTCTCTCACTCTGCGTGTCTGTCCCTCTCGCTGCATCTCACCCTCCCTCCTTTCTTACGAGGCATCTCTCTCCAgatggagcagcagctgctggggggCCCCGTGTGGCTCCCGGCTCTTGATTTAGAGAAGTGGTACCAGGAGGTCATGGCTGGCTTTgagacctcctcctcctctgtctctcctccttcttcccctcctccgcTTCCAGCTAAAGCTCACTCCTGTCACAAGCCTCTCCAGGTAATCCCGGCTCCCTGCCTCTGGGGCTGAGGCTTTGGGGCTGCCAGCCGCAGTGGGAGCAGGGCAGCGCGGGGATGTTCCCACCAACTCTGCACCCTGGGCTCTGCCAGGCACCCAGGTGCcgcagcaggcaggggcagagccGACCGGCGGCAGGCAGCATGCCTGGGGCGGGCAGCCACTGCCTCCTcttgcctgcacccctgccaaGACAGGCACTGGggcagggtttggggaggggaTGCTCAGCCCTGCCAACGGCTGAGCCATCCATCCAGGGACGGCTTTTGCGGCCCCCCCCGTGCTCCTCTCACCTCCCTGTCTCTGTGCCCAGGTCTATCGTGCCAAAACAGAGAGTGATGTCAGTGCCCTCGCCCCTCGGATGAAGAGCGGGACCCCCTCATCCTCACAGCTCAACCTCTCTGTGCTGGGACGCAGCCCCTCGCCTAAGGTACGTCTGCCAGCGGGGAGCCGGGTGTCACACAGCCCCGGGCACCCCGGTCGCGACTCCTGAGCACCCGGTGCcagtccctgtccccgtccccacagcTGACTGCCTGTCGTCCTGCCCAGGGCCCCCCAAGC
This genomic window from Accipiter gentilis chromosome 5, bAccGen1.1, whole genome shotgun sequence contains:
- the PHLDB1 gene encoding pleckstrin homology-like domain family B member 1 isoform X3, which codes for MGTLPRTVPLGARARTRWQQPVPENARHLQVGTMEASGRTPASPTRRVQTIIQNSPLDLIDTGKGLKVQTEKPHLVSLGSGRLSTAITLLPLEEGRTTIGTAARDIVLQGPGLAPQHCYIENVRGTLTLHPCGNACAIDGVPLRRPTRLTQGCTICLGQATFLRFNHPAEAKWMKSMIPAGGRSPAALYGLPAKPEALVNGGRQPSERGCPSHSSLVSSIEKDLQDIMDSLVLEEPASPGGKKPPARGRSPLSPMVNGGGRCLLSPPPSPGATSGGSSYENFSPLSSPASSGGYTSPSPSSQEQGPAMPPLVPLRSSSYNHAVQPPAQRPHPTPGGGPGEPWPAERLGDSQTGSPRLTPRVAPQPRAALQERPPSPFRELRDPLAPSRQPAGRAVPEARLQPPESPRAARRNVESMRELPPLSPSLSRRAVSPRAAPDAPSPQPRLGREVLGSPRARRKGLEEPRVAGSPSPPLPAETPQRRPSFGASLSPAYGLGSPAVPSPRQSPRAPRKPLGDPRPPAGPRERKNSITEISDNEDELLEYHRRQRQERVREQEMERLERQRLETILNLCAEYTKTDGTEPGDVHRLLAGDADAGRRVPRGAVALGRAAEELRQRESLERSDEENLKEECSSTESTHHEHEELAGPRAKEAQRLEEERAGVLGRLDQLKGRIKELEQQLQETSREAEMERALLQGEREAEAARLRQEQEAVQQLQEKLSSLDASIRKERDKERAKVDAERKELEQLRALYHESKSHLDKCPESMREQLREQMRREAEALEMEAKLFEDLEFQQLERESHLEEEREARGQQLLQSRAECHRSIARRKERVAALDAQAAQIRLQSAQEAERLARERNSVLQLLQKEKEKLVSLERRYQLVTGGRSFPKMSSALREETLHISEPYELLEGTKPLSPPPAAAASLASPATRSYPKAQEEYMRLSDVFRFCSNAHGPSLDTKASAAAPAATQRSFLLAVPPTADEYVTVEQLSGILGSLRAPAASPLGCAPPAPSSSGCAAPPPPLPSLSSPSISAEMEQQLLGGPVWLPALDLEKWYQEVMAGFETSSSSVSPPSSPPPLPAKAHSCHKPLQVYRAKTESDVSALAPRMKSGTPSSSQLNLSVLGRSPSPKLTACRPAQGPPSPAGSLPRNLVATLQDIETKRQLALQQKGQQVIEEQKRRLAELKQKAAAEAQSQWEALHGQPPFPAAFPPLVHHSILHHHRPHGVGPRAEELDHAYDTLSLESSDSMETSISTGNNSACSPDNISSASGMEAGKIEEMEKMLKEAHAEKSRLMESREREMELRRQALEDERRRREQLERRLQDETARRQKLVEKEVKLREKHFSQARPLTRYLPIRKEDFDLRLHIESSGHSVDTCYHVILTEKMCKGYLVKMGGKIKSWKKRWFVFDRMKRTLSYYVDKHETKLKGVIYFQAIEEVYYDHLRSAAKSPNPALTFCVKTHDRLYYMVAPSAEAMRIWMDVIVTGAEGYTQFMN
- the PHLDB1 gene encoding pleckstrin homology-like domain family B member 1 isoform X6 yields the protein MGTLPRTVPLGARARTRWQQPVPENARHLQVGTMEASGRTPASPTRRVQTIIQNSPLDLIDTGKGLKVQTEKPHLVSLGSGRLSTAITLLPLEEGRTTIGTAARDIVLQGPGLAPQHCYIENVRGTLTLHPCGNACAIDGVPLRRPTRLTQGCTICLGQATFLRFNHPAEAKWMKSMIPAGGRSPAALYGLPAKPEALVNGGRQPSERGCPSHSSLVSSIEKDLQDIMDSLVLEEPASPGGKKPPARGRSPLSPMVNGGGRCLLSPPPSPGATSGGSSYENFSPLSSPASSGGYTSPSPSSQEQGPAMPPLVPLRSSSYNHAVQPPAQRPHPTPGGGPGEPWPAERLGDSQTGSPRLTPRVAPQPRAALQERPPSPFRELRDPLAPSRQPAGRAVPEARLQPPESPRAARRNVESMRELPPLSPSLSRRAVSPRAAPDAPSPQPRLGREVLGSPRARRKGLEEPRVAGSPSPPLPAETPQRRPSFGASLSPAYGLGSPAVPSPRQSPRAPRKPLGDPRPPAGPRERKNSITEISDNEDELLEYHRRQRQERVREQEMERLERQRLETILNLCAEYTKTDGTEPGDVHRLLAGDADAGRRVPRGAVALGRAAEELRQRESLERSDEENLKEECSSTESTHHEHEELAGPRAKEAQRLEEERAGVLGRLDQLKGRIKELEQQLQETSREAEMERALLQGEREAEAARLRQEQEAVQQLQEKLSSLDASIRKERDKEAEALEMEAKLFEDLEFQQLERESHLEEEREARGQQLLQSRAECHRSIARRKERVAALDAQAAQIRLQSAQEAERLARERNSVLQLLQKEKEKLVSLERRYQLVTGGRSFPKMSSALREETLHISEPYELLEGTKPLSPPPAAAASLASPATRSYPKAQEEYMRLSDVFRFCSNAHGPSLDTKASAAAPAATQRSFLLAVPPTADEYVTVEQLSGILGSLRAPAASPLGCAPPAPSSSGCAAPPPPLPSLSSPSISAEMEQQLLGGPVWLPALDLEKWYQEVMAGFETSSSSVSPPSSPPPLPAKAHSCHKPLQVYRAKTESDVSALAPRMKSGTPSSSQLNLSVLGRSPSPKLTACRPAQGPPSPAGSLPRNLVATLQDIETKRQLALQQKAELLPAEPLQPGDLPGQQVIEEQKRRLAELKQKAAAEAQSQWEALHGQPPFPAAFPPLVHHSILHHHRPHGVGPRAEELDHAYDTLSLESSDSMETSISTGNNSACSPDNISSASGMEAGKIEEMEKMLKEAHAEKSRLMESREREMELRRQALEDERRRREQLERRLQDETARRQKLVEKEVKLREKHFSQARPLTRYLPIRKEDFDLRLHIESSGHSVDTCYHVILTEKMCKGYLVKMGGKIKSWKKRWFVFDRMKRTLSYYVDKHETKLKGVIYFQAIEEVYYDHLRSAAKSPNPALTFCVKTHDRLYYMVAPSAEAMRIWMDVIVTGAEGYTQFMN